Genomic window (Tissierellales bacterium):
AAATAGGAATGCTAAAAGGAAATAATCCTGTATTTATAGTTAAAGGAGTGAAAAAATGAAAAAATTATATGGAATAGGAACAGGACCAGGACATAAAGAACATTTAACTCTTAAAGCTGTAAATGCAATAAAAGAGTCAGAAGTAATATTTGCTCCCAATAATAGGGGAAAGAATATGGCATTAGATACAGTTAAAGACTTTATAGAAGATAAAAAAATAGTTCTTTTAGACTTTCCTATGGGAAAAGTAGAAGAGAAACATTATGATGAAGCAGCGGAAATAATAAAAAAAGAAATATTAGAAGGAAAATCAGGAGCCTTCTTAACTATTGGGGATCCTTTAATATACAGTACTTTTATTTATTTAATGGAAAGGCTAGTTGAAAAAAATGTAGAAGTAGAAATAGTACCAGGAATACCTTCTTTTTTAGCTAGTGCAGCCTTAATTAAAAATCCATTAACTGTGAAAGGAGATAGGTTTCTTTTATGTGATGGGGAATTGAATGAAGAAATGTTAAATAATTGTGATTCTATAGCTATACTAAAGACTAGCAATAATAAAAAAGAA
Coding sequences:
- the cobI gene encoding precorrin-2 C(20)-methyltransferase; the encoded protein is MKKLYGIGTGPGHKEHLTLKAVNAIKESEVIFAPNNRGKNMALDTVKDFIEDKKIVLLDFPMGKVEEKHYDEAAEIIKKEILEGKSGAFLTIGDPLIYSTFIYLMERLVEKNVEVEIVPGIPSFLASAALIKNPLTVKGDRFLLCDGELNEEMLNNCDSIAILKTSNNKKETLDLLEDNGFIWSYVKRTTLDGEEILSSREDVIKDKDYISLIIGRREEND